One part of the Pristiophorus japonicus isolate sPriJap1 chromosome 21, sPriJap1.hap1, whole genome shotgun sequence genome encodes these proteins:
- the LOC139233537 gene encoding GATA zinc finger domain-containing protein 24-like produces MDNRETDNREMDNRETDNREMNNREMDNREMNNRELDNREMNKREMDNRELDNREMYNREMDNRETDNSEMADREMDDREMDNRVMDNRETDNREMDNREMDNREMDNRETDNRKMDNREMDNRETDNREMDKD; encoded by the coding sequence atggacaatagagagacggacaatagagagatggacaacagAGAGACGGACAATAGAGAGATGAACAacagagagatggacaatagagagatgaACAACAGAGAGTTGGACAATAGAGAGATGAACAaaagagagatggacaatagagagctggacaatagagagatgtacaatagagagatggacaacagAGAGACGGACAACAGTGAGATGGCCGATAGAGAGATGGacgatagagagatggacaatagagtgatggacaatagagagacggacaatagagagatggacaatcgagagatggacaatagagagatggacaacagAGAGACGGACAACAGaaagatggacaatagagagatggacaacagAGAGACGGACAACAGAGAGATGGACAAAGACTGA
- the LOC139233538 gene encoding DNA ligase 1-like has translation MDNRETDNTEMDNREMDNREMDNREKDNREMDNRETDNREMDNRETDNREMNNREMDNREMNNRELDNREMNKREMYNREMDNRETDNSEMADREMDDREMDNRVMDNRETDNREMDNREMDNREMDNRETDNRKMDNREMDNRETDNREMDNREIDNRERKIER, from the coding sequence atggacaatagagagacgGACAATAcggagatggacaatagagagatggacaatagagagatggacaatagagagaaaGACAAtcgagagatggacaatagagagacggacaatagagagatggacaacagAGAGACGGACAATAGAGAGATGAACAacagagagatggacaatagagagatgaACAACAGAGAGTTGGACAATAGAGAGATGAACAAAAGAGAGATGtacaatagagagatggacaacagAGAGACGGACAACAGTGAGATGGCCGATAGAGAGATGGacgatagagagatggacaatagagtgatggacaatagagagacggacaatagagagatggacaatcgagagatggacaatagagagatggacaacagAGAGACGGACAACAGaaagatggacaatagagagatggacaacagAGAGACGGACAACAGAGAGATGGACAATAGGGAGATAGACAATAGAGAGAGGAAAATAGAGAGATga